Genomic segment of Aphanothece sacrum FPU1:
AGGCGGTGAACCCATTATTGCTGGTACAAGAATATCAATACGTACCATTGTTGGTTTATGGAGATTGGGTACTTCTCCCGAAGAAATTCCAACTCAGTTTCTTCAACTAACGTTGGCTCAAGTATTTGATGCTCTGAGTTTTTACTTAGACAACCAGTCTGAAATCAACGAATATATTGAGCGAAACCGAATTCCTGATAATCTTATTCATCCTGCAGTCCGCAAAGTGTTGGAAATGGAATGAAAGTTTTTGCGCCACTCTACACCGATGAAGATGTTGCTAACTTAGTGGCTATTCTTCTAAGAAGCCGAGGTTGGAATATCTTAACAACAATTGAAGCTGGGATGTCGGGTTATTCAGATGATGAACAGCTTGCTTATGCTGTCTCAGAAAATCGCTGTATATTAACCCACAATCGAGTT
This window contains:
- a CDS encoding DUF5615 family PIN-like protein, with translation MKVFAPLYTDEDVANLVAILLRSRGWNILTTIEAGMSGYSDDEQLAYAVSENRCILTHNRVDYERLHLSYLQAEQKHSGIIVTPQNNAHEVAKRVSIILCSCKCSA
- a CDS encoding DUF433 domain-containing protein; translated protein: MTTAAISRYVTRDPGILGGEPIIAGTRISIRTIVGLWRLGTSPEEIPTQFLQLTLAQVFDALSFYLDNQSEINEYIERNRIPDNLIHPAVRKVLEME